In the Nitrospirota bacterium genome, ACATCCTCCTCAAAGATGCCTTCCCTATCTACCTTGTCAGTAGGGGTATGGCATGACCCTACCGCTCATGTTATTCTAAAACAATAACATGAAATCTGTATCTTAAATCCAGCTCAGAAGTCTGTCGCCCTGCAGTTATGCTGGATTTTGATGATGTCCTCCTTGAGGATAAATCCCACCTTTAGAAACCGCTCCATGCCCTTGTATGCCAAAGGGATATAGAATTTATCCCTCATCGTATCGCCGATAAGAAAATTACTGGATTCCGCATCCCAAATCAAGTTGAGGACATGCTTGATGCGGAATCCAGTGCCTTTTTAAATGTGACTTATAGTCTATAGACTTATAAGCAGCATCTGATCAAAAATGATCCATAATGATTATGCCTGATATAAAGAAACTATTTGGTAAGAGAATACGAACTTATCGGGAGATGAGAAACTTATCTCAAGAGCAGCTTGCGGAGCTCTGCGGGATGCATAGAACATATATCAGCCATGTTGAGCGCGGGAAAAAGAATATTTCTCTGGGGAATATCCAAAAAATATCAGATGCCTTACAGATAAAGATCGCTGATTTGTTTAAGGGGCTCGATGCCAAAAAGAACAAATAATAAGCCAAAAGTAACGCCTAATAAAAAGAAGACAAAAACTTACCTCCAAGAGACTCCAATTGAGTTTTACATTTCCGAAGAAACAGCTTCTTATGGCAAGAAAAAGCCTTTTACCATTTACTACGACAATCCAGAACATTCAATAAGACTCCTTAAAGGAGATTGTGTAGAAATATTAAATCAGGCGAGAGAAAACAGCGTTGATATGATTTTTGCAGACCCTCCTTATTTTCTCTCAAATGGAGGAATTACCTGCCATGCCGGGAA is a window encoding:
- a CDS encoding helix-turn-helix transcriptional regulator encodes the protein MPDIKKLFGKRIRTYREMRNLSQEQLAELCGMHRTYISHVERGKKNISLGNIQKISDALQIKIADLFKGLDAKKNK